From a single Pseudomonas sp. A34-9 genomic region:
- a CDS encoding (2Fe-2S) ferredoxin domain-containing protein → MSEIKTVDGVDTHPDWSHVPEHARHVFICTGPRCTQRGAQQLWKTLRRHLLVHDRIETPGGVLLTRTHCQFPCNLGPVVTVYPERCWYGVHDKQDVQRLVEGHLVGGEVVADLLIKAPT, encoded by the coding sequence ATGAGTGAAATCAAAACCGTCGACGGCGTCGACACGCACCCGGACTGGTCGCATGTGCCCGAACATGCGCGCCACGTATTCATCTGCACCGGCCCGCGCTGCACTCAGCGCGGCGCCCAGCAATTATGGAAAACCTTGCGCCGGCATTTGCTGGTGCACGATCGCATCGAGACGCCGGGCGGCGTCTTGCTGACACGTACGCACTGCCAGTTTCCGTGCAATCTGGGGCCGGTCGTGACGGTGTATCCCGAGCGTTGCTGGTATGGCGTGCACGACAAGCAAGACGTGCAGCGGTTGGTTGAAGGGCATCTGGTCGGCGGTGAGGTGGTCGCGGACTTG